One Pelodiscus sinensis isolate JC-2024 unplaced genomic scaffold, ASM4963464v1 ctg43, whole genome shotgun sequence DNA window includes the following coding sequences:
- the LOC142823554 gene encoding uncharacterized protein LOC142823554 — protein MSQAASASEMSPAQSPSTQGPARGRRRRTASWSSAEVMDLIEVWGQAPNVHDLRTRRRNAAVYGRIAAAMASRGHRRTQEQVRIKIKQLRQAYARATRGRAAAGAATCPYFTALHQLLGGRAVRASPGDIEPGPEGPDLGTPEGSPPAVSSRETVPAAPAARAGRTTPPRTCSRTRGLLRTASTEQEYWDQHLGALQAVHRTLRAWMREDLQVRHELLAELRGLSTNLQLLLQSMVPRAGPAPAAPPTAVPPPTPAPPPTSSSSTPTTSSSMSTPPHLNLRTLRTLHPIPPGTPRPPPSPYWEAVGLARPPPLILQFPHPLLSLASPFQLPPPSFPPPLSQPLSSPLPPPFPSFPEFC, from the exons atgagccaggcagccagtgccagtgagatgtcccctgcccagtcccccagcacccaggggccagccaggggccgtagacggcgcacggcctcctggtctagtgcggaggtcatggacctcattgaggtttgggggcaggcccccaacgtccatgatctccgcactaggaggaggaatgcggccgtctatgggcgcatagcagccgccatggccagcaggggacacaggcgcacccaggagcaggtgcgcattaaaattaaacagctgcggcaggcgtacgccagggccacaagaggcagagccgctgcaggggctgccacctgcccctacttcactgccctccaccaactattggggggcagggcggtccgtgccagcccgggggacatcgagccgggaccagagggccctgacctgggcacaccagaagggtcaccgccagcagtgtcatccagggagaccgtaccgg ctgcaccagctgctcgtgcagggcgcaccaccccgcccaggacatgctcccgcacccgcggcctgctccggaccgccagcacggagcaggaatactgggaccagcaccttggggccctgcaagccgtgcaccgcacactacgggcgtggatgcgggaagacctgcaggtccgccacgagctgctggctgagctccgagggctgagcaccaacctgcagctcctgctgcagagcatggtgccccgtgctggtcctgcacctgctgcccccccaactgctgtccctcctcccactcctgccccccctcccacctcttcctcctcaacccccacaacctcttcctcaatgtccacacccccccacctcaacctccgcaccctccgcaccctccaccccatccccccggggacgccgaggccccctccctcgccgtactgggaggcggtcggcctggcgagacccccacccctgatccttcagtttccccaccccctcctttcccttgcttccccctttcagctccctcctcccagttttccccctcccctctcccagcctctctcttcccctctcccacctccttttcccagtttccccgagttttgttaa